In one Alnus glutinosa chromosome 12, dhAlnGlut1.1, whole genome shotgun sequence genomic region, the following are encoded:
- the LOC133852586 gene encoding large ribosomal subunit protein eL20z-like: SGGLYDKPLPCFGCGIGWFSFVLGFAFPPLWYYATVLYFGNYYLKDPRERPGLAASAIAALICSIIVLVSLLAVFC; the protein is encoded by the exons TCCGGTGGGCTTTATGATAAGCCTCTTCCATGCTTTGGCTGTGGCATTGGCTGGTTCTC ATTTGTTTTGGGATTTGCATTTCCACCACTCTGGTATTATGCTACGGTGCTTTATTTTGGAAATTATTATCTCAAAGACCCGAGGGAACGACCTGGCCTCGCAGCATCTGCAATTGCT GCATTAATTTGTTCGATCATTGTCTTGGTTTCCCTGCTTGCTGTTTTCTGTTAG